In one window of Sphingomonas glaciei DNA:
- a CDS encoding L-threonylcarbamoyladenylate synthase has translation MAGKSTEIRPFGPEAIAAAAALIRDGQPVAVPTETVYGLAADATNARAVARIYEAKGRPSFNPLIVHIPNLASATRLGTFSSEARALAEQHWPGPLTVVVPLAPDSPVASLVTAGLPTIALRVPAHPAMRALLDASGRPLAAPSANASGRISPTRADHVLASLSGRIALVIDGGSSAHGLESTIVAFTGGLPRLLRPGPVEVPQALAPSSSQIEAPGMLASHYAPAKPLRLNATERASNEWLIGFGNIEGDASLSPSGDLGEAAARLFDLLHQADAGSQAAIAVAPVPDIGIGRAINDRLARAAAPRP, from the coding sequence ATGGCGGGCAAGAGCACCGAGATACGGCCATTCGGGCCCGAGGCCATCGCCGCCGCCGCCGCGCTGATCCGTGACGGACAGCCGGTCGCGGTGCCGACCGAGACGGTCTACGGTCTCGCCGCCGATGCCACGAACGCCCGCGCCGTCGCCCGCATCTACGAGGCCAAGGGCCGGCCGAGCTTCAACCCGTTGATCGTCCACATCCCCAATCTCGCTTCGGCGACACGCCTCGGCACATTCAGCTCCGAAGCCCGCGCCCTGGCAGAGCAGCATTGGCCGGGACCCCTTACCGTGGTCGTGCCGCTTGCACCTGACAGTCCCGTCGCAAGCCTGGTCACCGCCGGCTTGCCGACTATCGCGCTTCGAGTCCCCGCTCATCCGGCGATGCGCGCCTTGCTCGACGCTAGCGGCCGCCCGCTCGCGGCGCCGAGCGCCAATGCCAGCGGACGGATCAGTCCGACCCGCGCGGATCACGTCCTTGCCTCGCTTAGCGGGCGTATCGCGCTGGTGATCGATGGCGGTTCGTCCGCGCATGGCCTCGAAAGCACCATCGTCGCCTTCACCGGCGGTCTGCCGCGGTTACTGCGCCCAGGGCCCGTCGAGGTCCCGCAAGCGCTCGCGCCCAGTTCGTCGCAGATTGAAGCCCCCGGCATGCTCGCCAGCCATTATGCGCCGGCCAAACCGCTCCGGCTGAACGCGACCGAACGAGCGTCGAATGAATGGCTGATCGGTTTCGGCAATATTGAGGGCGACGCCAGCCTCAGTCCATCAGGCGACCTCGGCGAAGCGGCCGCCCGGCTGTTCGACCTTCTGCATCAGGCCGACGCTGGCTCGCAGGCTGCCATCGCCGTTGCACCTGTCCCTGACATCGGCATTGGCCGGGCGATCAACGACCGCCTCGCCCGCGCCGCGGCGCCGCGTCCCTAG
- a CDS encoding putative bifunctional diguanylate cyclase/phosphodiesterase, which yields MPASPRSALQRTPALWADGGLLLDALPIPAAIIECDGGELRISAHNGRFEEAVAISTAGSLDGLSEQCLGGDGLVSSYLAAWFAGGEKATSDLEMRDGSGVAARFYSLKLAPLPSAGEIRRALLSVVDRTAEVQAERTLRAEMLRDSLTGLPNRLAFTEVVEAAGRGAGGEGVGHAVLVVDMLRFSRINESMGSLAGDELLITFARRLISALRAGDSLARTGGNEFGIVVALRRGTGDALKAATRILDAMHAPFRLSELEIKVDCAIGLALMGPDQDAEELFRSAQFAVKQAKASGRPEVYEPKEASLARRRFSIETELRRALENDQLSMSYQPLINLKTGEVSGFEALARWHHPDRGEISPTEFIPVAEESGLILHLGRWAMDKATSTLAGWDAEAGQVLPVSVAVNLSAIQVARDDITAMVGGALRNSGLTGDRLTLELTESAIVQDPRRATRVFDALKALDARVAMDDFGTGYSSLAYLQRLPIDVLKIDRSFVSGMMIDPDSVAIVRAVLSLAEALGMSTTAEGVESRELATTLAALGCVSGQGFFFARPVGEDEALPFWRSRLRSNRRAA from the coding sequence ATGCCGGCCTCCCCCCGCAGCGCGCTTCAGCGAACACCTGCCCTGTGGGCAGATGGCGGACTGCTTCTCGACGCCTTGCCGATCCCGGCCGCAATCATCGAATGCGACGGCGGAGAATTGCGGATTTCCGCTCATAATGGCCGGTTCGAGGAAGCGGTCGCCATCTCCACCGCGGGGTCGCTCGACGGGCTGAGCGAGCAATGCCTGGGGGGCGATGGCCTCGTTTCGAGCTATCTCGCGGCGTGGTTCGCGGGCGGCGAAAAAGCGACATCCGACCTCGAAATGCGCGACGGATCGGGTGTTGCGGCACGATTTTATTCTCTGAAGCTGGCGCCGCTACCGAGTGCGGGCGAGATCCGGCGGGCGCTATTGTCGGTGGTCGACCGCACCGCCGAAGTGCAGGCCGAGCGAACCCTGCGCGCCGAAATGCTGCGGGACAGCCTGACCGGCCTGCCCAATCGCCTGGCCTTTACCGAGGTGGTCGAGGCGGCCGGGCGCGGCGCGGGCGGTGAGGGCGTGGGCCATGCTGTGCTGGTGGTCGACATGCTGCGCTTCAGCCGAATCAACGAAAGCATGGGCAGCCTGGCCGGCGACGAACTTCTGATCACCTTCGCACGGCGCCTGATCTCTGCCCTGCGGGCGGGGGACAGTCTTGCCCGCACCGGGGGCAACGAGTTCGGCATCGTGGTCGCGCTTCGACGCGGGACCGGCGACGCGCTCAAGGCCGCGACCCGAATCCTGGACGCGATGCATGCGCCGTTCCGGCTGAGCGAATTGGAAATCAAGGTCGACTGCGCGATCGGTCTCGCCCTGATGGGCCCCGATCAGGACGCCGAGGAGCTGTTCCGGAGCGCGCAATTCGCGGTCAAGCAGGCCAAGGCCAGCGGCCGGCCCGAAGTCTATGAGCCCAAGGAAGCGAGCCTTGCACGGCGCCGCTTCTCGATCGAGACCGAACTTCGCCGGGCGCTGGAAAACGACCAGCTGAGCATGTCGTACCAGCCGCTGATCAACCTCAAGACCGGCGAAGTGTCGGGCTTCGAGGCGCTGGCCCGCTGGCACCATCCCGACCGCGGGGAGATCAGCCCGACCGAATTCATTCCCGTGGCGGAAGAAAGCGGGCTGATCCTTCATCTCGGCCGGTGGGCGATGGACAAGGCGACCTCGACCCTTGCCGGGTGGGACGCCGAAGCGGGGCAGGTCCTGCCGGTCAGCGTCGCGGTCAACCTGTCCGCCATCCAGGTCGCGCGCGACGACATCACCGCGATGGTTGGCGGCGCGCTTCGCAACAGCGGCCTGACCGGCGACCGGCTGACCTTGGAGTTGACCGAAAGCGCCATCGTGCAAGACCCGCGCCGCGCGACCCGCGTGTTCGACGCGCTGAAGGCGCTGGATGCACGGGTCGCAATGGACGATTTCGGCACGGGATACTCGAGCCTTGCCTACCTCCAGCGACTGCCGATCGACGTGCTCAAAATCGATCGCAGCTTCGTCAGCGGCATGATGATTGATCCCGACAGCGTCGCGATCGTCCGCGCGGTTCTGAGCCTCGCCGAGGCGCTGGGTATGTCGACCACTGCCGAGGGCGTGGAGAGCCGCGAGCTGGCGACGACGCTGGCGGCGCTCGGTTGCGTATCGGGGCAGGGGTTCTTCTTTGCGCGGCCGGTGGGCGAAGACGAAGCGCTGCCGTTCTGGCGCAGCCGGCTGCGGTCGAACCGCCGGGCCGCCTAG
- a CDS encoding class I SAM-dependent methyltransferase encodes MLKPLLLAAGVALVASAATAMQSRAPALPAAEKRALAAAVANPARSEANRARDRYRNPAATLAFFGVRPRQTVVELFPGGGWYSEILAPYVLNGGGTYYVAAPNDRGLGGFKRLVEKDAATYGRARQVIFPVREAGQTGVPAGSADVVLTFRNVHNWAMGDQPYADLAFKQIYAMLKPGGVLGIEDHRLPEAASSEREKNSGYLKVSTVRRLAEQAGFRYAGSSEINANRKDTANWPDGVWTLPPTLALKDKDRAKYLAIGESDRMTLRFVKPR; translated from the coding sequence ATGCTCAAACCCCTCCTGCTCGCGGCCGGCGTCGCCCTGGTCGCCAGTGCAGCGACCGCCATGCAGAGCCGTGCCCCGGCCCTTCCCGCCGCCGAGAAGCGCGCGCTCGCCGCCGCTGTCGCCAACCCTGCGCGGAGCGAGGCCAACCGTGCCCGTGACCGATACCGCAATCCCGCCGCGACACTCGCCTTCTTCGGCGTGCGCCCGCGGCAGACCGTGGTCGAGCTGTTCCCCGGCGGCGGCTGGTACAGCGAGATTTTGGCGCCGTACGTCCTGAACGGCGGCGGCACCTACTATGTCGCCGCGCCGAACGACCGCGGCCTCGGCGGGTTCAAACGCCTGGTCGAAAAGGACGCAGCCACCTACGGCCGCGCCCGCCAAGTCATCTTCCCGGTGCGCGAAGCGGGCCAGACCGGCGTGCCGGCCGGCAGCGCCGACGTCGTGCTGACGTTCCGCAACGTCCACAATTGGGCGATGGGCGACCAGCCCTACGCCGACCTCGCCTTCAAGCAGATTTACGCCATGCTGAAGCCGGGCGGCGTGCTCGGGATCGAGGACCATCGCCTGCCCGAAGCTGCCAGCAGCGAGCGCGAGAAGAATAGCGGCTACCTCAAGGTCTCGACCGTCCGCCGCCTCGCCGAGCAGGCCGGCTTCCGCTATGCCGGGTCAAGCGAGATCAACGCCAATCGCAAGGACACCGCCAACTGGCCCGACGGCGTGTGGACCCTGCCCCCGACCCTTGCCCTCAAGGACAAGGATCGCGCCAAATATCTTGCTATCGGCGAAAGCGACCGGATGACCCTGCGCTTCGTCAAGCCGCGCTGA
- a CDS encoding bifunctional metallophosphatase/5'-nucleotidase translates to MNGRISRLLLLASSAGLGACATIERPVAPAAAAGPVEIQILGLNDFHGNLEAPRDPVPLKSPDGTTTRYRAGGAAQLSATLKRLRTGQTSVTVAAGDLIGATPLVSAYFLDEPTIKALGLAGLDYAAVGNHEFDKGAAELKRIQDGGCSKLTTRAPCAVEPHAGASFRYLAANVITEGGNTLFPGTAIRQMGPVKVGFIGMPLQETATLVTPAGVAGLTFADEAATANALVPRLKAEGADLIVLLIHQGGYVPPVYDALGCDGLSGDIVPILGKLDPAIRVVVSGHTHHAYACEVDAGGAPRLLTSAGKNGYLVTDIRLAFDPATRRLVSAKAQNLPVLAERDPEVQALVDRYVAAARPAAERVVGKLPGPALKDADDGDSPAGELIADAQLAANRSAERGGAQIAFINSGGVRTDLVPKADGSVTFGQIFATQPFGNSLVVKTLTGAQLKALIEQGFRDVNGKVQVSSLLIPSEGFTYRFDRRRPAGSRVLSMALNGRPIDPAASYRVSVNNFLASGGDGYTVLAEGKDARDGGLDLDALESWLRTNPRVPAGKRVTEVK, encoded by the coding sequence ATGAACGGACGAATTTCACGCCTTTTGCTGCTCGCGTCTAGCGCCGGCCTAGGTGCCTGCGCGACGATCGAGCGGCCGGTCGCGCCCGCCGCTGCGGCAGGGCCGGTCGAGATCCAGATCCTCGGGCTGAACGACTTCCACGGCAATCTCGAGGCGCCGCGCGACCCGGTGCCGCTGAAAAGTCCGGACGGGACTACCACCAGATATCGCGCTGGCGGCGCGGCGCAGCTGTCGGCGACGCTGAAACGGCTTCGCACCGGGCAGACCAGCGTGACGGTGGCCGCGGGCGACCTCATCGGCGCGACGCCCTTGGTGTCGGCCTATTTCCTCGACGAACCGACGATCAAGGCGTTGGGCCTGGCCGGGCTCGACTATGCCGCGGTCGGCAATCACGAATTCGACAAGGGCGCGGCAGAACTAAAGCGGATCCAGGACGGCGGCTGTTCCAAGCTGACGACGCGCGCGCCCTGCGCGGTGGAGCCGCATGCGGGCGCCAGCTTCCGCTATCTCGCCGCCAACGTCATCACGGAGGGGGGCAATACGCTTTTTCCCGGAACGGCCATCCGCCAGATGGGGCCGGTCAAGGTCGGCTTCATCGGCATGCCGCTGCAGGAGACAGCGACGTTGGTCACACCGGCCGGAGTCGCGGGCCTGACCTTCGCCGACGAGGCCGCCACCGCCAACGCGCTGGTGCCGAGGCTCAAGGCCGAGGGCGCGGACCTGATCGTGCTGCTGATCCACCAGGGCGGCTATGTCCCACCGGTTTACGACGCGCTTGGCTGCGACGGGCTGTCGGGAGATATCGTGCCGATCCTCGGCAAGCTCGACCCCGCGATACGGGTGGTGGTGAGCGGGCACACCCACCATGCCTATGCTTGCGAGGTCGATGCGGGCGGGGCGCCCCGGCTGCTGACCAGCGCGGGCAAGAACGGCTATCTGGTGACCGACATCCGGCTGGCGTTCGATCCGGCGACGCGGCGGTTGGTCAGCGCCAAGGCCCAGAACCTGCCGGTGCTGGCTGAGCGCGATCCCGAAGTGCAGGCGTTGGTCGACCGCTATGTCGCGGCGGCGCGGCCGGCGGCCGAGCGGGTGGTGGGCAAGCTACCGGGCCCGGCGCTCAAGGACGCCGACGATGGCGACAGCCCGGCTGGGGAGCTAATCGCCGATGCCCAATTGGCCGCCAACAGGTCAGCGGAGCGGGGCGGGGCGCAGATTGCCTTCATCAACTCGGGCGGGGTACGCACCGACCTGGTGCCGAAGGCGGACGGAAGCGTCACCTTCGGCCAGATCTTCGCCACCCAGCCTTTCGGCAACAGCCTGGTCGTGAAGACGCTGACCGGGGCGCAGTTGAAGGCGCTGATCGAGCAGGGGTTCCGCGACGTGAACGGCAAGGTGCAGGTGTCCTCTTTGCTGATCCCCTCGGAGGGGTTCACCTATCGCTTCGACCGGCGTCGTCCGGCGGGCAGCCGGGTGTTGTCGATGGCGTTGAATGGGCGCCCGATCGACCCTGCGGCCAGCTACCGCGTGAGCGTCAACAACTTCCTCGCCAGCGGCGGTGATGGTTATACGGTGCTGGCCGAAGGCAAGGACGCCAGGGACGGCGGGCTCGACCTCGATGCCCTCGAAAGCTGGCTTCGGACCAATCCCAGGGTCCCGGCCGGCAAAAGGGTCACCGAGGTCAAGTAG
- a CDS encoding queuosine precursor transporter gives MDQVQKVEASALQGRSLRYFDFVMAAFVVILLLSNILGAGKVSEITLPVVGLWPFGAGILFFPVAYVIGDVLTEVYGYARARRCIWVGTAALLFMAFMSWVVVALPPAAGWTGQEAYEQVFGQVPRIVMASIVAFWAGEFVNAAVLARMKIWSGGRHLWMRTIGSTIAGQGVDSLIFYPLAFWGATGWTNDLVIKVLLTQWALKVAWEAILTPVTYMVVGALKRREGLDVFDERTNFTPFAARV, from the coding sequence ATGGATCAGGTGCAGAAGGTCGAGGCGTCCGCGCTGCAGGGACGATCCTTGCGTTATTTCGACTTCGTCATGGCCGCCTTTGTCGTGATCCTGCTGCTGTCCAACATCCTTGGCGCGGGCAAGGTCAGCGAGATTACCCTGCCGGTGGTGGGCCTGTGGCCGTTCGGGGCTGGCATCCTGTTCTTTCCGGTCGCCTACGTCATCGGCGACGTGCTGACCGAGGTCTATGGCTATGCCCGCGCGCGGCGCTGCATCTGGGTCGGCACCGCGGCCCTGCTGTTCATGGCCTTCATGAGTTGGGTCGTGGTGGCGCTTCCGCCGGCCGCCGGCTGGACGGGGCAGGAGGCTTACGAGCAGGTGTTCGGCCAGGTGCCGCGGATCGTCATGGCCTCGATCGTCGCCTTCTGGGCTGGCGAATTCGTCAATGCGGCCGTCCTGGCGCGGATGAAGATATGGTCTGGCGGGCGGCACCTGTGGATGCGGACGATCGGCAGCACGATCGCCGGTCAAGGTGTGGACAGCCTTATCTTCTATCCGCTCGCCTTCTGGGGCGCGACGGGATGGACCAATGATCTGGTGATCAAGGTGCTTCTGACGCAATGGGCGCTGAAGGTGGCGTGGGAGGCGATTCTCACGCCTGTCACGTACATGGTGGTAGGGGCGTTGAAGCGCCGCGAAGGACTGGACGTATTTGATGAACGGACGAATTTCACGCCTTTTGCTGCTCGCGTCTAG
- a CDS encoding cytidine deaminase, whose translation MTDADFIAAARAAALKAYAPYSGFSVGCAILSTEGELVTGANMENACYRLGLCAEQSALTTAQHAFGLQRIARIAVAGGDGSGEALAGGQRVTPCGGCRQALLEASHLAGRDFEILCASGDGTSVERLSLSALIPHGFGPANLSDAR comes from the coding sequence ATGACCGACGCCGACTTCATCGCCGCCGCCCGCGCCGCCGCGCTCAAGGCCTATGCCCCCTATTCCGGTTTCTCGGTCGGCTGCGCGATCCTCAGCACCGAGGGTGAACTGGTGACCGGAGCCAACATGGAAAACGCCTGCTACCGGCTTGGCCTCTGCGCCGAACAAAGCGCGCTCACCACCGCGCAGCACGCCTTCGGCCTGCAGCGCATCGCCCGCATCGCAGTGGCTGGGGGTGACGGCTCGGGCGAAGCGCTTGCCGGCGGTCAGAGAGTCACTCCCTGCGGCGGCTGCCGCCAGGCCCTGCTCGAAGCCAGCCACCTCGCCGGCCGCGACTTCGAGATCCTCTGCGCCAGCGGCGACGGCACCAGCGTCGAACGTCTCTCGCTTTCCGCGCTCATTCCCCATGGCTTCGGCCCGGCCAATCTGTCGGACGCCAGGTGA
- a CDS encoding FG-GAP-like repeat-containing protein: MIFDQPGGQFRNTGKISEGAFIAAPDFLLTNAAGSQIVGAMGTGWYGSADAITFQSEGSTLVNEALGEIGERNSYGFYPQIQINGSRGTDTVINAGMIFGAVALGEGNDVYIDRNGSVYAPGLGIGLGAGDDSLLLEGLARNANGQVMPSVFAYGDEGFDSVFVRTANGGNGEGLRGFERLVLETGGNLQYFSDFQTIELAAQPGAWFNLLHSSNPLVDLQLSGQPVSLSWSTLRSITGSSEGERVSLSSSGLYHDYSTTVSGDIRLGQGDDNFTIHAFYGGKNPTIGGALDGGAGFDTVEFIIGDNGSSGTTFTFDFGQATGFEFLAINSYYNYLDSLVSLSNLSGFTSILAGERTRLTLVSSQLSGTELRGAAGGTVTLESSVTLGSFTAFRTDPPTFSSTAGDADSSLSMTFLNHGTIEGSVVFAAGNDIYDGKLGQVGAVVRGGAGDDQLTGGAARDQLQGDFGFDTLRGNGGSDVLDGGPGDDIIYGDDGDDVLNGGDGTDVVFGGAGNDQIDSGIGGVPAGFGGEPARFERIFAEDGDDVVTVSGAQSGRYVEAEGGAGIDTLIVDHTEDPFFAFAYRGFENLHVVNALNISNASGYQSISIVDSRVNFASSINPAVDLTLQNQFLSMYFSTFRSVTGGSGSENVWIGQYSRIIGDINLGDGDDRLVLDGFGPGDFPQISRADGGAGRDQLDVWSAKDKFLSVDFATVSGFEIFGFNSEYGERNGTLTATGLSGIQEFRVGTVSTLILSNSQLSGAVLTGAFGGGYTIEAGVVVGRYGFPAIGPWDRSTDLAIANSSLSTTFLNRGLVEGDVAFYTGNDLYDGRSGTLGGTVFGNAGNDILFGGSGSERFEGGFGIDLLSGGGGNDRLTGGAGADLFTGTPADFAGDTITDFSPGDRIVIKGVSLAGLNVSRIGDSLVFAEGSLILNSVSGTAIVARAAAEGGVELTLSNSSTQFASPSGILVSNFAVGAGGWSSQDRYPRHIADVNGDGFSDIVGFGQAGVVVSFGSASGSFSAPGLVLANFGQSSGWSSDNQFHRELADLNGDGRADIVGFGVAGTLVSFARADGSFGAPVTATANFGANQGWTSQDTHARTTGDVNGDGKADLIGFGAGGTLVALGNGDGSFGTAALVLANFGVQQGWTSDNASHRTVADVNGDGADDIIGFGSAGVLVALARGDGTFGETQLVLLDFGREQGWSNQNSFARDVADVNGDGRADIVGFGINGTYVAYGEANGTFTPSRLDLLNFGANQGWTSDNSFHRELADINNDGAIDIVGFGAGGVIAGYGQGHWLL, from the coding sequence ATGATCTTCGACCAGCCAGGCGGCCAGTTTCGTAATACCGGCAAGATTAGCGAAGGCGCCTTCATCGCGGCGCCGGACTTCCTGCTGACCAACGCGGCCGGGAGCCAGATCGTCGGGGCCATGGGCACCGGCTGGTATGGAAGCGCCGACGCGATCACCTTCCAGTCAGAGGGGAGCACCCTGGTCAACGAAGCGCTGGGCGAGATCGGAGAACGCAATTCCTACGGCTTTTACCCTCAGATCCAGATCAACGGGTCCAGAGGCACCGACACTGTCATCAATGCCGGGATGATCTTCGGCGCAGTGGCCTTGGGCGAAGGCAATGATGTCTACATCGATCGAAATGGATCGGTCTACGCACCCGGCCTCGGCATCGGGCTTGGCGCGGGTGACGACAGCCTCTTGCTCGAAGGGCTTGCACGAAACGCCAATGGTCAAGTCATGCCGTCCGTTTTCGCCTACGGAGACGAGGGGTTCGACAGCGTCTTCGTCCGCACCGCGAATGGAGGGAATGGTGAAGGTCTGCGCGGTTTCGAACGGCTCGTTCTCGAAACGGGGGGCAATCTTCAATATTTCAGCGACTTCCAAACGATCGAACTTGCCGCTCAGCCGGGCGCCTGGTTCAATCTCCTTCATTCGAGCAACCCATTGGTCGACCTTCAGCTGAGCGGGCAGCCAGTCTCGCTGTCCTGGTCGACCCTGCGATCGATCACGGGTAGTTCCGAGGGCGAGCGGGTCAGCCTTTCGAGCAGCGGCCTCTACCATGATTATTCGACCACCGTGTCAGGCGACATCAGGCTTGGGCAAGGCGACGACAACTTCACGATCCACGCCTTCTATGGCGGGAAGAACCCGACGATCGGCGGCGCTCTCGATGGCGGTGCCGGCTTCGACACGGTCGAGTTCATCATCGGCGACAATGGCTCAAGCGGAACCACCTTCACATTCGATTTTGGCCAGGCAACCGGGTTCGAATTTTTGGCAATCAATTCCTATTATAACTACCTGGATTCGCTGGTCTCGCTCTCGAACCTGAGCGGATTCACATCGATCCTGGCTGGCGAGAGGACCAGGCTCACCCTTGTCAGCAGCCAGCTCTCGGGGACCGAATTGCGCGGCGCTGCCGGCGGTACGGTCACGCTTGAAAGCAGTGTGACCCTTGGCAGTTTCACGGCGTTTCGCACGGATCCGCCGACTTTTTCGTCGACTGCCGGCGATGCCGATTCGTCCCTGTCGATGACCTTCCTCAACCACGGCACGATCGAGGGCTCTGTCGTCTTTGCCGCGGGCAACGACATCTATGACGGCAAGCTAGGGCAAGTCGGAGCCGTAGTGCGGGGCGGTGCGGGCGACGACCAACTGACGGGCGGCGCGGCAAGGGATCAGCTGCAAGGCGACTTCGGCTTCGACACGCTCCGGGGCAATGGCGGAAGCGATGTCCTGGACGGCGGTCCGGGCGACGACATCATCTATGGCGACGACGGCGACGACGTCCTGAATGGCGGCGATGGTACGGACGTCGTCTTCGGTGGTGCCGGCAATGATCAAATCGACAGCGGGATCGGGGGCGTGCCTGCCGGCTTCGGCGGGGAGCCGGCGCGGTTCGAACGCATCTTCGCGGAAGACGGCGATGACGTCGTCACCGTCAGCGGGGCGCAATCCGGGCGCTATGTCGAGGCCGAGGGCGGTGCCGGCATCGACACCCTGATCGTCGATCACACGGAAGATCCGTTCTTTGCCTTCGCCTACCGGGGCTTCGAGAATCTCCACGTCGTCAATGCGCTCAATATCTCGAACGCCTCTGGCTATCAGTCGATTTCCATCGTCGACAGCAGGGTCAATTTCGCTTCGTCGATCAATCCGGCGGTCGACCTGACCCTGCAGAACCAGTTTCTTTCGATGTATTTCTCCACCTTCCGCTCGGTAACCGGGGGAAGCGGCAGCGAGAATGTCTGGATCGGTCAATATTCCCGGATCATCGGCGATATAAATCTCGGCGATGGCGACGATCGCCTCGTGCTGGACGGCTTCGGGCCCGGCGACTTTCCGCAGATCTCGCGCGCCGATGGAGGAGCCGGGCGCGACCAGCTCGATGTCTGGTCGGCAAAGGACAAGTTCCTCTCGGTGGATTTCGCAACTGTTTCCGGGTTCGAGATCTTCGGCTTCAATTCGGAATATGGTGAGCGCAACGGAACGCTGACGGCGACCGGCCTCAGCGGCATTCAGGAATTCCGGGTCGGCACAGTTTCGACCCTGATATTGAGCAACAGCCAGCTGTCGGGCGCCGTGCTGACCGGCGCATTCGGCGGCGGCTATACTATTGAAGCCGGCGTCGTCGTCGGACGCTACGGCTTTCCAGCGATCGGGCCGTGGGACCGGTCGACCGACCTCGCGATCGCCAACAGCAGTCTGTCCACCACCTTCCTCAATCGCGGCCTGGTGGAGGGCGATGTCGCCTTCTACACCGGCAACGACCTGTACGACGGCCGTAGCGGAACGCTGGGCGGGACGGTGTTCGGCAATGCCGGAAACGACATCCTGTTCGGCGGGTCCGGTAGCGAGCGGTTCGAAGGCGGGTTCGGGATCGATTTGCTGTCGGGCGGCGGGGGCAACGACCGGTTGACCGGCGGCGCCGGCGCCGACCTGTTCACGGGTACGCCCGCGGACTTCGCCGGCGACACGATCACCGATTTCTCCCCCGGCGATCGCATCGTCATCAAAGGCGTTTCGCTCGCTGGCCTTAACGTGTCGCGCATCGGCGATAGCCTCGTCTTTGCCGAAGGATCACTGATATTGAACAGCGTTTCGGGCACAGCGATTGTCGCCCGCGCAGCCGCAGAAGGAGGCGTTGAATTGACCCTGTCGAACTCATCAACCCAGTTCGCTTCACCAAGCGGAATCCTGGTGAGCAACTTTGCCGTCGGCGCCGGTGGCTGGTCGAGCCAGGATCGTTATCCGCGGCACATCGCCGACGTGAATGGCGACGGGTTCAGCGACATCGTGGGCTTCGGTCAGGCCGGGGTCGTGGTGTCGTTCGGCTCCGCCAGCGGCAGCTTCTCGGCCCCCGGCCTGGTGCTGGCCAATTTCGGCCAGTCGTCCGGCTGGAGCAGTGACAACCAGTTCCACCGTGAGCTTGCGGACCTCAACGGCGACGGCCGGGCGGACATCGTCGGCTTCGGCGTTGCCGGCACCCTCGTGTCCTTCGCACGGGCCGACGGCAGCTTTGGCGCTCCGGTCACCGCCACCGCCAATTTCGGCGCCAACCAGGGCTGGACCTCGCAGGACACCCACGCCCGCACGACCGGCGACGTCAATGGCGACGGCAAGGCCGACCTCATCGGCTTCGGTGCGGGCGGGACGCTGGTCGCGCTCGGCAACGGCGACGGTTCGTTCGGGACCGCGGCGTTGGTCCTGGCCAATTTCGGGGTACAGCAGGGCTGGACCAGCGACAATGCTTCCCACCGCACCGTTGCCGACGTGAACGGCGATGGGGCCGACGACATCATCGGCTTTGGCAGCGCCGGTGTGCTGGTCGCCTTGGCCAGGGGCGATGGCACGTTCGGGGAAACCCAGCTGGTGCTTCTCGACTTCGGACGGGAACAGGGCTGGTCGAACCAGAACAGCTTCGCGCGCGACGTCGCGGACGTGAACGGTGACGGCAGGGCCGATATCGTCGGGTTCGGGATCAACGGCACCTATGTCGCTTACGGCGAAGCCAACGGCACCTTCACGCCCTCTCGCCTCGATCTCCTGAACTTCGGCGCGAACCAGGGCTGGACCAGCGACAACAGCTTCCATCGCGAACTGGCCGACATCAACAATGATGGAGCAATCGATATCGTCGGCTTCGGCGCCGGGGGCGTGATCGCCGGCTATGGCCAGGGCCATTGGCTGTTGTGA